From Coffea arabica cultivar ET-39 chromosome 2e, Coffea Arabica ET-39 HiFi, whole genome shotgun sequence, the proteins below share one genomic window:
- the LOC113730594 gene encoding uncharacterized protein isoform X2, producing the protein MTNLNNPMATTFSSELLPQLFPYVTQAKLTSNCHNIFVARCRGHIPNERKSRSPQKVMVSTEARSTQLQPHDSTEPNFLKLLSRSCKAGKYNEALYFLECMVNRGLKPDVILCTKLIKGLFSLKNAEKAVRVMHILEQYGEPDVFVYNAVISGFCKVNKTNSANEVLNRMRVRGFSADVVTYNIMIGSLCNRGKLGLALKVFDQLLQDNCKPTVVTYTILIEATALEGGIHEAMKLLDEMLCKGLQPDMYTYNAIIRGMCRGGLIDQAFHFVRSLPAKGCKPDVISYNVLLRALLNQGKWKDGEKLVAEMFSRDCEPNVVTYSILISCLCRDGKLDESLNLLRVMKDKGLNPDTYTYDPLISAFCREGRIDLALDFMDYMICNGCLPDIVNYNTILSAMCKNGNANQALELFGDLPQMGCPPDVSTYNTLLSALWNIGDRAKALRLLSEMIDKGTDPDEITFNSLISCFCRDGMVDEAISLLTDMESSGFPPTGGKLWLWRQQTLF; encoded by the exons ATGACAAATCTCAATAACCCGATGGCCACAACTTTTTCTTCCGAATTGCTCCCTCAGTTATTTCCCTATGTTACACAAGCAAAACTCACTTCAAATTGTCACAACATATTTGTGGCGAGGTGCAGAGGCCACATACCTAATGAGAGGAAGTCTAGAAGTCCACAAAAAGTTATGGTTTCTACAGAAGCTAGATCAACACAATTGCAGCCTCATGATTCTACTGAGCCCAACTTTTTAAAACTGCTCAGCAGATCCTGCAAAGCAGGCAAATACAACGAAGCTCTGTATTTTCTTGAATGCATGGTGAATAGGGGTCTGAAACCAGATGTTATTCTTTGTACGAAGCTCATTAAAGGACTTTTTAGTTTGAAGAATGCGGAAAAAGCAGTAAGGGTCATGCATATTCTGGAGCAGTATGGTGAACCAGATGTTTTTGTATATAATGCTGTCATTAGTGGCTTTTGTAAAGTGAACAAGACTAATTCAGCAAATGAAGTGTTAAATAGGATGAGGGTTAGGGGCTTTTCAGCTGATGTGGTTACTTACAATATAATGATAGGGAGCCTGTGCAATAGAGGGAAGCTAGGACTAGCTCTTAAAGTTTTTGATCAGTTACTACAAGATAATTGTAAGCCTACGGTGGTCACATACACAATACTAATAGAAGCAACTGCCCTTGAAGGCGGCATTCATGAAGCGATGAAGCTTTTGGATGAGATGCTGTGCAAAGGACTTCAACCTGACATGTATACTTATAATGCGATCATCAGGGGAATGTGTAGAGGAGGACTGATTGAtcaagcatttcattttgtaagGAGCTTGCCAGCAAAGGGCTGCAAACCAGATGTAATCTCATACAACGTTTTGTTGAGGGCATTATTGAATCAAGGGAAATGGAAGGATGGGGAGAAGCTGGTGGCCGAGATGTTTTCAAGAGATTGCGAACCCAATGTGGTTACCTACAGCATCCTGATTAGTTGCCTGTGCAGAGATGGAAAATTGGACGAGTCACTTAACTTGCTGAGGGTCATGAAAGACAAGGGTCTAAATCCTGACACGTACACTTATGATCCGTTGATTTCTGCATTCTGCAGAGAAGGAAGGATAGATTTGGCacttgatttcatggattatatgatttgcAATGGTTGCTTACCTGATATAGTGAACTACAACACTATACTATCTGCTATGTGTAAGAATGGGAATGCTAATCAGGCCTTGGAACTATTTGGAGATCTTCCACAAATGGGTTGTCCTCCCGACGTGAGCACTTACAACACCCTATTGAGTGCATTATGGAACATAGGAGATAGAGCTAAGGCCTTGAGATTGCTTTCTGAGATGATCGACAAGGGAACTGACCCTGATGAAATTACATTCAATTCACTTATATCATGTTTCTGCAGAGATGGAATGGTGGATGAAGCTATCAGCTTGTTAACAGATATGGAAAGCAGTGGCTTCCCACCAACA GGTGGCAAGCTGTGGCTATGGAGACAGCAAACTCTCTTCTGA
- the LOC113730594 gene encoding uncharacterized protein isoform X1 codes for MTNLNNPMATTFSSELLPQLFPYVTQAKLTSNCHNIFVARCRGHIPNERKSRSPQKVMVSTEARSTQLQPHDSTEPNFLKLLSRSCKAGKYNEALYFLECMVNRGLKPDVILCTKLIKGLFSLKNAEKAVRVMHILEQYGEPDVFVYNAVISGFCKVNKTNSANEVLNRMRVRGFSADVVTYNIMIGSLCNRGKLGLALKVFDQLLQDNCKPTVVTYTILIEATALEGGIHEAMKLLDEMLCKGLQPDMYTYNAIIRGMCRGGLIDQAFHFVRSLPAKGCKPDVISYNVLLRALLNQGKWKDGEKLVAEMFSRDCEPNVVTYSILISCLCRDGKLDESLNLLRVMKDKGLNPDTYTYDPLISAFCREGRIDLALDFMDYMICNGCLPDIVNYNTILSAMCKNGNANQALELFGDLPQMGCPPDVSTYNTLLSALWNIGDRAKALRLLSEMIDKGTDPDEITFNSLISCFCRDGMVDEAISLLTDMESSGFPPTVITYNIVLLGFCKAHRIDDAIEVLEQMNQKGCRPNETTYILLIEGIGFAGWQAVAMETANSLLKKNAITKEAFKRLNRIFPKLDEFKDPSLAKK; via the coding sequence ATGACAAATCTCAATAACCCGATGGCCACAACTTTTTCTTCCGAATTGCTCCCTCAGTTATTTCCCTATGTTACACAAGCAAAACTCACTTCAAATTGTCACAACATATTTGTGGCGAGGTGCAGAGGCCACATACCTAATGAGAGGAAGTCTAGAAGTCCACAAAAAGTTATGGTTTCTACAGAAGCTAGATCAACACAATTGCAGCCTCATGATTCTACTGAGCCCAACTTTTTAAAACTGCTCAGCAGATCCTGCAAAGCAGGCAAATACAACGAAGCTCTGTATTTTCTTGAATGCATGGTGAATAGGGGTCTGAAACCAGATGTTATTCTTTGTACGAAGCTCATTAAAGGACTTTTTAGTTTGAAGAATGCGGAAAAAGCAGTAAGGGTCATGCATATTCTGGAGCAGTATGGTGAACCAGATGTTTTTGTATATAATGCTGTCATTAGTGGCTTTTGTAAAGTGAACAAGACTAATTCAGCAAATGAAGTGTTAAATAGGATGAGGGTTAGGGGCTTTTCAGCTGATGTGGTTACTTACAATATAATGATAGGGAGCCTGTGCAATAGAGGGAAGCTAGGACTAGCTCTTAAAGTTTTTGATCAGTTACTACAAGATAATTGTAAGCCTACGGTGGTCACATACACAATACTAATAGAAGCAACTGCCCTTGAAGGCGGCATTCATGAAGCGATGAAGCTTTTGGATGAGATGCTGTGCAAAGGACTTCAACCTGACATGTATACTTATAATGCGATCATCAGGGGAATGTGTAGAGGAGGACTGATTGAtcaagcatttcattttgtaagGAGCTTGCCAGCAAAGGGCTGCAAACCAGATGTAATCTCATACAACGTTTTGTTGAGGGCATTATTGAATCAAGGGAAATGGAAGGATGGGGAGAAGCTGGTGGCCGAGATGTTTTCAAGAGATTGCGAACCCAATGTGGTTACCTACAGCATCCTGATTAGTTGCCTGTGCAGAGATGGAAAATTGGACGAGTCACTTAACTTGCTGAGGGTCATGAAAGACAAGGGTCTAAATCCTGACACGTACACTTATGATCCGTTGATTTCTGCATTCTGCAGAGAAGGAAGGATAGATTTGGCacttgatttcatggattatatgatttgcAATGGTTGCTTACCTGATATAGTGAACTACAACACTATACTATCTGCTATGTGTAAGAATGGGAATGCTAATCAGGCCTTGGAACTATTTGGAGATCTTCCACAAATGGGTTGTCCTCCCGACGTGAGCACTTACAACACCCTATTGAGTGCATTATGGAACATAGGAGATAGAGCTAAGGCCTTGAGATTGCTTTCTGAGATGATCGACAAGGGAACTGACCCTGATGAAATTACATTCAATTCACTTATATCATGTTTCTGCAGAGATGGAATGGTGGATGAAGCTATCAGCTTGTTAACAGATATGGAAAGCAGTGGCTTCCCACCAACAGTAATTACTTACAATATTGTGCTTCTTGGATTTTGCAAAGCTCACAGGATAGATGATGCAATTGAAGTGCTAGAGCAAATGAATCAAAAGGGCTGCCGCCCAAATGAAACCACATACATTCTACTAATTGAAGGAATTGGCTTTGCAGGGTGGCAAGCTGTGGCTATGGAGACAGCAAACTCTCTTCTGAAAAAGAACGCCATCACAAAAGAAGCGTTTAAACGTTTGAACAGAATCTTTCCTAAGCTTGATGAATTTAAAGATCCGTCTCTCGCAAAGAAGTAG
- the LOC113730596 gene encoding uncharacterized protein, translating to MANSLVPQKSMVEFPNLQGSHSVISQKDIISGTNHCFPIRNISYSVKCTCKTRSHLQWVKFIGSRRSASDIICRSQLLGVCVDRVASSDQSNEKMDNHEMSSSKKYLKSLKVSFDGPLIENDEKSNNEILQNLCSYGRLLDASKLVELMARRNQIPHFSSCINLIRGLVNLDRLDKAVKVLELMVMSGGIPDIITYNMLIGGMCRKGQLKSALDVLADMSMSGCCPDVITYNTLVRAMFDCGRFDQAIQFWKEQLRRGCPPYLITYTVLIEQVCKYCGVVRAIEVMEDLAVEGCYPDLVTYNSMISFTCKQGNFGDAALVIYNLLSRGMEPNAVTYNTLLHSLCSNGRWVEVDEILMLMNDTSHPPTLITYNILINGLCKHGLLDRAIDILDQMVSKDCSPDIITYNTLIRALFREEMLDEAIQVLYCLVQTTTSPSLITFNIMIDGLAKKGLMEKAMELYGHMIEQGIVPDDITYRCLIWGFCRADLLEEAVELLKVMGNIKHRIRDNCYRFIIHRLCKKKKVDTAIQVLEMMMSNKRKHHATLYSSIIEGVAATGLIEEAEMLRQKLRERKVLRV from the coding sequence ATGGCTAACTCGCTAGTACCACAAAAATCTATGGTTGAGTTTCCCAATCTGCAAGGGTCGCATTCAGTAATAAGCCAAAAAGACATCATCTCTGGCACAAACCATTGTTTTCCAATCAGAAATATTAGCTATTCGGTCAAGTGTACTTGCAAGACTCGATCACATCTGCAGTGGGTCAAATTTATTGGTTCAAGAAGAAGTGCTTCTGATATTATATGTAGAAGCCAGCTGCTAGGGGTTTGTGTAGATAGGGTTGCTAGTAGCGACCAAAGTAATGAGAAAATGGACAATCATGAGATGAGTTCCTCAAAGAAGTATCTCAAATCTTTGAAGGTTTCTTTTGATGGACCTCTTATAGAGAATGATGAGAAATCTAACAATGAAATCCTTCAAAACCTTTGTAGCTATGGGAGATTGCTTGATGCATCAAAATTAGTTGAACTGATGGCGCGTCGGAACCAAATTCCGCATTTCTCTTCCTGTATAAACTTGATCAGGGGTCTTGTCAATCTTGATCGCCTAGATAAAGCTGTCAAGGTCCTGGAACTCATGGTGATGTCAGGTGGGATTCCAGATATTATTACATATAACATGTTAATTGGTGGTATGTGTAGGAAGGGACAATTAAAATCTGCTCTTGATGTCTTGGCAGACATGAGCATGAGTGGTTGCTGTCCAGATGTTATTACTTACAATACATTAGTACGTGCCATGTTTGATTGTGGTAGGTTTGATCAGGCCATTCAGTTTTGGAAGGAACAACTCAGAAGGGGATGTCCTCCTTATCTCATTACTTATACGGTCCTTATTGAGCAAGTCTGCAAGTACTGTGGGGTTGTAAGAGCAATAGAAGTAATGGAAGATTTAGCTGTCGAGGGATGTTACCCGGACCTTGTTACCTACAATTCTATGATAAGTTTTACTTGTAAACAAGGAAACTTTGGTGATGCAGCTTTAGTGATTTATAATCTTTTATCACGTGGAATGGAGCCCAATGCTGTAACATACAATACTCTTCTCCATTCTCTTTGCTCCAATGGGCGTTGGGTTGAAGTTGATGAAATCCTCATGCTCATGAATGATACATCACACCCTCCTACTTTAATCACTTACAATATCCTGATTAATGGTTTGTGCAAGCATGGGCTTCTCGATCGTGCTATAGACATTTTGGATCAGATGGTTTCCAAGGACTGTTCTCCAGATATAATCACATATAACACCCTTATACGTGCTCTTTTCAGAGAGGAAATGTTAGATGAAGCTATCCAAGTTTTATATTGCTTAGTCCAAACCACAACTTCTCCTAGTTTGATTACTTTCAATATCATGATTGATGGGTTGGCAAAGAAAGGTTTGATGGAAAAAGCCATGGAACTGTATGGTCATATGATAGAGCAGGGAATTGTTCCTGATGACATTACATATCGATGTCTGATTTGGGGTTTCTGTAGGGCAGATCTACTTGAAGAGGCTGTGGAACTATTAAAGGTTATGGGAAATATCAAACACAGGATCAGAGATAATTGTTACAGATTTATTATACACAGACTAtgtaagaaaaagaaagttgacACAGCTATACAAGTTCTTGAAATGATGATGTCAAATAAACGCAAGCATCATGCTACTCTTTATTCCAGCATTATTGAAGGAGTAGCTGCCACTGGTCTAATTGAAGAAGCTGAAATGTTGAGGCAGAAATTGCGGGAAAGGAAGGTCCTCAGGGTATAG
- the LOC113730597 gene encoding cysteine desulfurase 1, chloroplastic: MMMASTTVESAFLKIPSFGFVNPNNATSKLVSRSSVSLRFGFHFRSCATSSASAAEPASASSPSSVVNDGAKLGPGSLGHITRPDFPILHQAVNGSKLVYLDNAATSQKPTAVLEAIQNYYESYNSNVHRGIHYLSARATDEFELARQKVANFINASESREIVFTRNATEAINLVAYSWGLTNLRPEDEIVLTIAEHHSNIVPWQLVAQKTGANLKFLELTEDEVPDVGKLKEMLSKKTKLVAVHHVSNMLASVLPIEEIASWAHDVGAKVLVDACQSVPHMVVDVKKLGLDFLVASSHKMCGPTGIGLLYGKSELLNAMPPFLGGGEMIADVFLDHSTYAEPPSRFEAGTPAIAEAIGLGATIDYLSGIGMERIHDYEVELANYLYNSLRSVPNIRIYGPEPSRVFKRAALCSFNVEDVHPTDVATFLDQQHGVAVRSGHHCAQPLHRYLGINASARASLHFYNTKEDVDDFIRALTDTISFFTSFK; the protein is encoded by the exons ATGATGATGGCGTCGACGACTGTGGAGAGTGCGTTCCTCAAAATTCCATCTTTCGGATTCGTAAACCCTAATAATGCTACTAGTAAACTTGTCAGTCGGAGCTCCGTTTCACTCCGCTTCGGGTTCCACTTTCGTTCCTGCGCCACATCCTCTGCTTCAGCAGCAGAACCTGCTTCCGCTTCGTCTCCTTCTTCAGTGGTCAACGACGGCGCAAAACTTGGACCCGGTTCTCTCGGGCACATCACCCGACCGGACTTCCCTATTCTCCACCAG GCAGTGAATGGCTCAAAACTTGTGTATTTGGACAATGCGGCGACTTCGCAGAAGCCAACAGCTGTTTTGGAAGCTATACAGAATTATTACGAGTCTTACAATTCTAATGTCCACCGTGGAATTCATTACTTGAG TGCAAGGGCAACGGACGAGTTTGAACTAGCCAGACAGAAGGTTGCAAATTTTATCAATGCTTCAGAATCTAGGGAGATTGTTTTCACACGGAACGCAACTGAAGCTATCAACCTTGTGGCGTACTCCTGGGGACTAACTAACTTAAGGCCAGAAGACGAG ATTGTGTTGACAATTGCTGAACATCACAGCAACATTGTCCCCTGGCAACTTGTAGCTCAAAAGACTGGtgcaaatctcaaatttttGGAACTCACGGAGGATGAAGTTCCTGATGTAGGAAAGTTGAAGGAAATGCTATCTAAGAAAACAAAACTGGTTGCCGTCCATCATGTGTCAAATATGCTAG CTTCTGTTCTCCCAATTGAAGAAATAGCCAGTTGGGCACATGATGTTGGTGCAAAGGTGCTTGTAGATGCTTGCCAAAGTGTTCCACACATGGTGGTTGATGTGAAGAAACTTGGTCTTGATTTTCTTGTGGCTTCTTCTCACAAG ATGTGTGGCCCTACAGGCATTGGACTCTTATATGGTAAGAGTGAGCTCTTGAATGCCATGCCGCCTTTCTTAG GTGGTGGTGAAATGATAGCTGACGTCTTTTTGGATCATTCGACGTATGCTGAACCCCCGTCAAG ATTTGAGGCTGGTACACCTGCCATTGCCGAAGCAATTGGATTAGGAGCAACAATTGATTATCTCTCCGGAATTGGCATGGAACGGATACATGATTATGAG GTAGAGCTGGCCAACTACCTATACAATAGTCTTCGTTCAGTACCCAATATTCGGATTTATGGCCCTGAGCCTTCACGAGTATTTAAAAGAGCAGCTCTCTGCTCTTTCAACGTTGAAGATGTTCACCCTACAGATGTTGCTACCTTTCTTGACCAACAG CACGGCGTAGCTGTAAGGTCAGGCCACCACTGTGCTCAGCCCCTCCATCGTTATCTGGGGATAAATGCAAGTGCACGAGCTAGCCTTCACTTCTACAATACCAAGGAGGATGTGGATGATTTCATCCGTGCTCTTACTGATACAATCAGTTTCTTCACCTCTTTCAAATGA